The Myxococcales bacterium region CGAGCTGAAGAAGAACCGTCCCGTAAAGGTCGTGGGCGTGTTCTCCGACGAGGGGTCCTCGCACGAGTCTGAGGTCTGGTGCGATCTGCACCTCGTGCGGACGGCCTTTGGTCGGGAGGGGAGCGTGTCGTCGCTGCGCGTGCGCCTCGAGTCGGCGAGCGCCTTCGACACCTTCAAGGCCAGCATCGAGTCGAACCGTCAGCTCGGCCTCGTCGTCACACGCGAGACGGATTTCCTTGAGAAGCAGTCGGAGGGAACGCGCAACTTCATCACGGCGCTCGCAGTGATGATTACGCTCTTCATTTCCATCGGCGCGATGATCGGCGCGACCATCACCATGCACGCGTCGGTCGCGCACCGGCAGCGGGAGATCGGCACCCTCCGCGCGCTCGGCTTCTCGAGGGGCACGATCCTCGCGTCGTTCCTCCTCGAGAGCACGTTCCTCGCGCTCTTGGGCGGCATCGCAGGCGCCACGGCATCGCTGGGCATGGCCTTCGTGAGGCCCTCGCTGATGAACTTCTCGAGTTGGTCGGAGATCGTCTTCAGCTTCGAGCCGACGCCAAAAATCCTCGGGACGGCGATCTTCGTGGGCGGCCTCATGGGCATCATCGGTGGGTTCATGCCGGCGATCCGCGCGGCTCGCGTGAGCCCCATCGAGGCGATGCGGAACTGAGCGGCCGCCTTCGTCGGAGCGCTTTGGACCGGCTGCTTCAACACAACGTGGATCGGCCGCGCGCTGACGCCGGACGGCGACGCGCGGCACGGCGGGATCCATGACCGCTGCGGTCACAGGGCGGCCACGCTGAATTTACGCTGCGATAGCTCTCGGCGCGTCAAGCATCCCACCGGCACACACCTTGCGGAGCCTCGTTCGCGGTCGCTGGAGACCGCTCGAAAGGACCTCCGCCATGTCCCGCAAAGCCCTCGCTCCCCTGCTCCTCGCGGCCCTCGCGGCGTACCCGATCGTCGGCTGCTCTGCCGGCGCCGCGCCTGACGAAACGGTGGAGGACGAGGGCGCACTTCGCGACGACGCACTCATGAGTTCCGTCCTCGGTGAAGTGTCGCGAGGCCCCACGTTGCCAGCCAACTTCGCGTCGCGACCCGCGAACGAAAAGGCGCAGACCGCATGGGGCATGGCGTCGGCACCGGGCGAGCTCCGGTGCCACCTCGCTGGGGCGGTGTCCGGCGACGCGCTCGTCTCCGCCCTTCGCGCCTGCGCCGTCGGCTCGGGCTCCGATGAGCTCCGCGAAGCGACGCTCGGCGGAACGCTGGCGCGGGCGACCTACCAGGGCTTCATGGCGGCGCTCGGGGCCAGCGGCATGTTGTCGGCGGCATTCGACACCAGCGGCGATGAACTGCCGCGACTCCGCAAGAAGCTTCTCCACCCCTTCGGCTCCGTGGCGCGCGTCGAGCTGCGCGTGGCCGAGACGTCGTCGTTCACGGGCGTTCTCCGAGCCGGCGCCCGCGTGCCTGGGATCGCTCGCCTCTCGACCGGCGGCCCTGAGAACGTGATGGGGTTCGTCCCCGGCCTGGGCCTTAAGCTCTTCACATCCGGTGGGCCCTCCGTAGACCTCCACGCGCTGCACGAGCTGTCGGGCCAAAAGATGGCCGACGGCAAGACCGACGACAAGAACTACTTCCGCCACGGGTTCTCGAACGAGATCATCATGGGCGACGCGAGCGGCGCCGCGGCCATCGTCAACAAGATCTTCTCGAAGACGCATGACCCGGCCAACCACCTGCCCATCGACCACGTGGGCCAACGCGCCGTCGACGGCACCGTCGAAGCGTCCCCCGTGTCGCCGAAGGACGTGGTGTTCGAGCCGCCGGCCGAGCTCACGGCGGCCTTTCAAACGTTCCTCGATCAGAACCCGAGCGTCGACTTGCGCGTGGGGCTCGCCGCGGTCACCAAAGACGCGTCGCCCGAGAACCCGGTGGTGCTCTACAAGGTGCGCGTCGGAACGGCGGAGGCGCTCGACAAGGCGAGCCGCGAGACCGTGGATCGCGATCTGCCCGTCATCGCCACGCTCGTCGCGACGAGCGCTTTTGCCCTCCAAGTGGGGCGACGGGCAGCTCTACATTCGCCACAATCGCGGCTGCAAGCCCAACGAAATGGGCTCAAAGACGGCCGTCGCGCCCTCGCTCTGCAGCCGCTGAGCGGAGCGGACGCTCGCGACCTTGCTCAGCGCAGCGTCGCGAGCTTGGCTTTCTGCGGCGCCGTGAGCGCGTTCTTTACCCGAAGGAGCATCGCGAGGTTCGCCGCCTTGATGGACGCTTCGTGATCGGTGAGGCGCTTCGCGACGGCCAGCGCCGCGGTCTCATCGACGGGCTCGGCGTCGAGCAGCTTGGCGAGTGCCTCTCGCTGTCGCTCGAGGTCCCAGCGCACCTTGTTCATTTGCGACTGCGCTCGCTCGACCTCGCCCATGATGAGCGCGCGTTGCTTGTCGTCGAGGCCGAGCGCGACTTGGTGCTCCATGACGACCTCCGCCGGAAAGAGCCGGCTCTCAATGGCGCCTCGCGGTGGCACATCGCGCGCGTCGCGACTCGCCGCCTTTTCCGTGGCGGGAGCGATGCTCGGCGCGCGCGGCGGCGCGACGGCTACGGCGCCGTCCTGGGAGACCGAGTCGCCGGGCAACGGCGGGGCACCGGCCCTCGCGCACCCAAAGAGCAGAGCCGCGAGACCGACGAGTCGAAGGTGGCGGAGGACTGCACCAGGCCGGCCTGCGGCGGCGGGCAGCCGCGAAGCGAAACGTGTCATCGGAAGCCTCCTCGGGGCGGATCGTCATCGAACGAGAGAGCCACGGACGAGCGCGGCGGCTCGAGCAGAAACTCGAGCGCGAGCTCGGTGGGAATGAGCACGCGCGCGAGCGCGCGCGTCGTTGGCGCGACGCTCAACGCCGGGGGCGCGGCCGCCTGGTGCATGGATGGCCGCGTCGCGAAGTGCATTGTGATGGCTGCGGCGGCGGCGACGCCCGCGGCTGCCGACGCGAGCGAAAAGGTCGCGCGTCGTTTCGCGCGCGGCGCGGCCGCGTCACGCCACATCGCGTCGAAGGGCGGCGCTTGTTGGCGATCGCCGTCGCGCAGGGCATGCATCGCGCGACGCACGCGAGCGTCCGGGGCGGAGCGGTCGTCGTCCTGACTCATCGTTCGAACCCTCGTCTCTCAAGCAAGATCGCCATCTCCCTCTTTCCTCGATCGTAGTGAACACGCGCCGACCCGACGGAGACGCCCATCACGAGCGCGGCTTCCTCGAGCGTCAGATCCTCATAGAAGACCAGGTGAACCACCTCTCGTTGCCGCGGCGACAACTCGGCGAGGGCCGCCACGATGCGACGTCGCTGCTCGGCGGCCGCAGCGGCCGACTCGGGCGACGCGGCGGAAGGAGGCACGGCGGACTGTGCCGCGCGCTCGGGAAAGAGCCATTGCACGACGCGGCGCCTCGCGTGTTCGCGCGCGACGAGACGAATGATGCCGAAGAGCCAGGTCTTGAGCGTCGAACGTCCTTCGAAGCGCGCGCGGCCCGAAAGGATGCGCTCGTAGGTGTTTTGCAGGATGTCCGTCGCGTCGCTCGAGCGTCGCCCGGCGCACGCGAGGGCCCAACCGTAGGCCGCCTCGTGGAGCGACGCGAGGGCCTCGCGCGGCACCGCCTCTGGGCTCGGGCTCGGGCTCGGGCGCTCGTCGTGCAAAGCGGAGTCGAGGCTGTCATGGCCGTCGGAGTTCGGTCAACGAACGAGCTTGCGACGCGTGATGCGGAACGCTGCCCGGACCACCAGGGCGAAGGTCCCCACGAGGAGTAAGAGGACGAAGAGCGTCGGCCCCGCTTCCGCGAAGAGCGCGACGAGCCCGATGGTGACCGTGCTCGCGTGGCGCACGCCGTCGCGGGCCGCCTGGGCCACGCGCGCGCCGGCCCCCGTGGCCTTGGCAGACGAGCTGGTGACGAGCGACACGTGCACCGTCGCGAGCGCAATCTTGCCCTCGAGCGCCGCCGCTTGCGCCTCGTAGCGCTCCACCGTCTCGCGAACCCGAGCGAGCTCCTTTTCGGCGGCGAGCACGTCGGCGAGCGTGCCGGTGCGCTTGTCGAGCAGCTCCAAGAGCCGCTTCTCCTCGGCGCGAGCGTTGGCGAGCCGAGCGTGCCGATCGGCGCGCTCCTCCGAGACGTCGTCGACGCGCTCGTCTTCAGAGGTCACGTCACCGAGGCGCGAGACCTCGCTCACGAAGGCGTGCACGCGCTCCGAAGGGATCCGCAGGTCCAAGCTCGCCGATTGATCTTGCCGCGCGCCAGACCCGTCGCCGCTGGCGCTGAGCTGCGCCACGTGCCCACCGAAGCGCGCCGAAGCCTCCCGAAGCTTCGAGGTCGCATCGGGGACCGAGGCCACCGCCAACGTCAGACGCACAGTGGTGATGAAGGCTGGCGTGATGAAGGCTGGCGTGGTGAAGGCCGGGCCGGTCAGCTTGGGCCGATCCTGTGCCGGTGACGGCTCCGCCGTCGCAGCCGCGGCGGCGGCGGGTCGCGATGCCGGCGCCTCCGCGCGCGAGCAGCCGGTGGCGGCGAAGGCGAGAGCCACGCACGCCATGAGCGAGACGACGAGCCGAGCGGAGCGGGCGTGGGCCCAAGCGCGAGAGACGGAATTCATTGAGCAACCTCCAAGGTTGCCCTCTGTGGCGTGAGCCCCCTCACGCGTATGACAGCGCGCGGTCGATTTCTTGGGGCGCCACCGAATCACGCAATCCTGCGTGATTTCAGCCGCTTGGATGGGGCGCGCTTGTACCCGCGACGGCTACTTCCCGGTGGGCGTGACCACGAACGGCACCACGTGCTCCTTCGACTCGAAGGTGGCGCGGTACGAGGTGGCCGCCTGCTGCGACGGAAAGGGCCCGACGCGGACGCGGTGCCAGGTTCCCCTGCCCTGCACCGTGGCCTCCGAGACGTGCGCCTTGTGACCGCGCGCCCGCAGCTGCTCGGCGAAGAGGTTCGCCTCCGTTTGACTACGGAACGAGCTGATCTGGAGCTGGTAGCCACCTTCGCGCCCGGCCGCCGCCGACGGGCCCTGCGACGAGGCTGTGGCCGCGGACTCGGCGGCCGCCTTGGTGAGCGTGTCGCGCGGCTTGGTGACGACGGGTGACGGGTCGAGGACGGCTTTGGCGGGGAGCGGGACGACGGGCAGGCGATCGGTCGGCGGTGGCACGTTCAGCACGGCGCTCGTGGTGTTGGTCGTACCAGGGGCCGAGCCTTTCGGGTCGAGCGCGTCGCCGCGCTTCGCGGAGCTCGGCGAACGAATCGCCGCGAGGGCCGTCGTGGGGCTGTCCTTGTCGCTCAGGATTCCCGGAAAGGTCACGTCCTCAGGCGTGATCTCGGTCCTCGCCGGCGCAGCTTTGCCTTTCAGCGCCACGAGCTCGCCGAGCGGATCGGAGACCACGGCAGCGTGTGTCTTTCGGCCGCTCAGTGCCACCGCGGCAAACACGATCGCGGCGCCACCAAGGCCCACGAGCGCGAGCGCGAAAAATTTCCCCGCTCGTCCGCCGCCATCGGACTCCTGGATCTGCTCGAGATTGCGAACCGCACCTTGCTCCATCGGGTTGCCTCCGCGCGATTACGCACGGAAGGCCCCCTCTGGGACAAGTTCTCGACCACAAGTTCTCGGGCGATAGACGCCTGCCTCAGACGGGCTCGCCCTCGACGAGCGCGGCGTCGGCGGGCCGATCCATGCGCTCCGGAGCGGAGACGCCGAGGAGCGCCAGCGCGTTCGCGTAGACGATGCGGATCGCCTGAATCCAAGCCAACCGCGCGGCCGTCTTAGGAAAGTCCCAGCGGCCCTCCCATCCTTCTTCGCGCCGAAGCGAGTCGGGCGGAAGGATCGGATCGGCCTTGAGGCGCGTGAAGTAGCTCTGAAACTCCCGCGCAAGCTCCTGAACGTAAAAGGCGATGCGGTGCGGCTCGCGCGCGGCGGCGGCGTTCGCCACGACCTCGGGGTATTCGGCGAGGCGCGACGCGATGGCCAGCTCGTCGGCGTGCACCAGCGACTTCCACCCGTCGGCGGAGACGGCCTCGCTGGCAAGGCCCATGGACTCGGCCTTGCGAAGGATCGACGAGAGCCGCGCGTGGCCGTATTGCACGTAAAATACCGGGTTATCGAGGCTCTTCTTTTTGGCGAGGTCGATGTCGAAATCCACGTTCGAGTTGGCCGTGCGAAGCAAGAAGAAGAACCGAAGCGCATCGCTGCCGGCACCAAGGCGTCCCGCCGCCTCGTCGATCTCGTCGGCGACCTCCTCGATGGTCACGAAGGTGCCGGCGCGCTTGGAGGATTTGACGACGGCACCATCGCGGTAGATGTAGACGAGCTGGTAGAGCAAGGCCTCGTAGCGATCGCTCGGCAAACCGAGCGCCGTGAGCGCGTTTCTGACGCGGGCCACGTAGCCGTGGTGATCGACGCCGAGGACCGTGATGAGCCGGTCGTAGCCGCGGCCAATCTTGTCGGCGTGGTACGCGATGTCGCTCGCGAAATAGGTGTAGGCCCCGTCCGACTTCTGCACAACGCGATCCTTGTCGTCGGCGAGAGTCGTGGCCAACACCTCGCCGGCCTTGTACTGGGCCGGCTTTGGGGCTTCCTTCGCCGTGAAAAAGACCGCCCCGTCCTTCTTGAGCAGGTAGCCGTCGCGCTCCAGCTGCGAGAGCGCGGCGCGAACGGCGCCCCAGCGATGGAGCGACTCCTCGCTGAACCAGACGTCGAAGTTCACGCCGATGGAGGGCGAGCGTGCGACGAATGCCGGGCATGGACTTCGAGCCGTCGATGCCCCGAAGCATCCACGTGATGCACGTGCGGCAGAGCGCCTCCGGATCGGCCAAGGTCTCCGGGTAGTGCGCCTTCAAGAACAGGCCCAGCTCGCCGACGTATTCGCCTTGGTAGCCGTTCTCGGGGGTCGGCTCACCACGGGCGGCGGCCGCGACGCTGTCGGCGAAGAGGCGAACCTGGTTGCCGAAATCGTTGATGTAATACTCACGCGTCACGCGCGCGCCCGAGGCTTCGAGGAGCCGGCCGACGGCGTCGCCAAAGATGGCGTTGCGGCCCGAGGCCACGTTGATGGGACCGGTCGGATTGGCACTGACGAACTCGAGGTTGACGCGTTCGCCGACGCCCGACGGCATGCGGCCGTAACCGACGCCCGCGGCGAGGATCGACGCGAGCGCTTCGTGGAACGCCGACGGCGCGAGCCTCAGGTTGATGAAGCCGGGGCCGGCGATCTCCGCCGACGCGATCACGCCGCCTTGGCTTGCGAGCTCCCGCTGAAGGAGCTCCGCGAGGGCACGCGGCGCCATGCCGAGGCGCTTGGCGAAGACCATGGCGATGTTCGTCGCGAAATCGCCGTGCTCGGGGCGCTTGGGCCGCTCCACGGAGAACGGCGACGCCCCTTGAGGTGCCGCAAGTTTTGAGGCGGCGTCGTCGCCGAGGGCGCCCTTCGCCGCGAGTCCGTGGAGAGCTACCCCAAGCGATGCCCGAACCCGTTCCACCACACTCGCGCTCATCGCTTGTCCTTACAACGTGCGGGCCGCCGAACAAACGCGGAAGACGGGCGCCGGAGCCGTTCCCGAGGCGCTCTCCCTTCCGCGGATAGGGGCTTCCGCCGACGCCTCGACGGAAAGGGCCGCCGCTCAGCCGCTGACGCGGAGCAACTGCTCGGCCTTCCAACGTGTCTCGAGGGCTTCGGCCGCCGGCTCGCTGCCAATCACGATGCCGCCGCCGGCGAAGTATTCCCCGAGGCCTTCGGCGCGGTCGATGACGGCCGTTCGAATGGCCATCGCCAGCGTCGCGCCGCCGTCGCGGCGCACGGTGCCGATGACGCCCGTGTATAGGCCGCGTCGCGCCGACTCCAACGCGCGGATGATCTCCATGGCCCGGATCTTGGGAGCTCCCGTCACGCTCCCAAAAGGAACGAGGGCTTCGAGAATTTCAGCGAGGCCCTTGTCCGAAGCGACCCGCGCGCGGACCTCCGCGATGCGGCTCATGACCGTGCGACCGGACACGATGGTCGGCGCGCCGAGAACGCGCACCGAGCCGAGGCAGGCGATCTTGCCGAGATCGTTGCGGTGCAGGTCGACGGCCATCGTGAGCTCCGCGCCCTCTTTTTCGCTGCCCTCCAGGTCGGCGCGGAGAAGGGCGTCGCTCACCGCGTCGGTGCCGCGCGCGCGTGCCCTTGATGGGACACGTCCGAAGCTCGGCGCCAGACCAATCGAGCGCCAGCTCCGGGCTCGCGCCGGCGACGACGTACGCGCCGGCGTCGAGAAAGAACTCGAAGGGGCTTGGCGCAGCGCGCGACAGCGCAGCGAAAAACGCGAGCGCGTCGCCTTCGAAGGCGAAGGTGGCTCGGCGCGCGAGGTTGACCTGGTAGGCGTCGCCGGCAAAGAGCCAGTCGAGCACCGCGCGCACCTTGGAGGCGTGGGCCTCGTCGTCGTCGCTCCACGACGGCGTGCCAACACGAAACGGCATCGGCGACGCGGGAGCCGGTGCCGCGCGGGCCAGGAGACCGTCGGCAGCAGCCTGGCTATCGGCTTCCACGGCGACGACGCCCGTCGCGTGATCGATGCGGAAGACCGCGTCGTAGCGAAGCCAGCAGGGCTCACACACAATCGGCGGAGGGCGCGTCTCCGGGGTCACGTAGCTCGCTCGCTCGAAGCGCTGCGATTCGTACGGGACGAGGCCAACCCATCGCGGCGCCGCACGACGTCCGGCCCAGCTCCGCGCGTCACGCACATCGGGCGGGGCGAGCGAGGTAGAACGCTCCACCGGATCGGCCCCCACGAAGGAGGCCTCCACATCGGCCGCCGAGGCCTGCTGGACCGGTGACGACGAGAGCACGAACAGGCCCGGTCGGTCGCGGAGCCGCTCGGCGAGCGCGGCCGCGCTCGTGCGCCACGACGTCTCGATGACCACGGAGCTCATCGAGCCCCGGGAGGCGCGACTGGCTCGCGCACGCGCACGACTTGCCTCGGCGTCACGACCGCGTCGCAGAGCGGCGCGACGACGGACGCACCGGGCCATGCCACGATTCGCTCGAGGCGCCCCGCGCCGGAGACGGTCACGCCGGCAGGAAGGATGACGCCCTCGCCAACATCAACGGCGGCGGGCACTTGTGTGTGCACCATGCACGTAAGGCCTCGCGTGTTGAGCCAGCTCAGGTTGGCCTTCAAATACGAGGCAAGACTGCCCACATCCTCAAAGGGAATCGTCGTCTCGTGAGCGTTCAGCACAGCCCCTGCCCGCCCCAACGGGATGTAGACGTCGCCGACGAGGCAGCCTCGCGCCGGGAGTCTTGCCCGAAGGCCGCGACCGAAGACGTGAATGCCCAAGAACTCCCCTCCGCGCCGCTCCTCACCGCCGAGCCGCTCCCCGCGCAGCCGAACGATGCGCCCCAGGTCGTCTACGCCGACGTTTCCGGCGCCGCGCTCGCGGGGGCGGATCGCCAGCGTCGCGGACGCGTGCCCGCCGGCGTGCGCGGCCCACAGGGCGTCGGCATCCAGCGCCGTCATCATGTCGGCGTTCCAAACGAGGACGTCGCCTTCGCCCAAGAGCGAGCTGGCGTGCGCGAGGCCGCCGGCCGTTCCGAGAAGCTCCGCCTCGCGGGAGATCTGCACCAGCGGCTCTACCGCGAGGGCTGCTGTGAGCGCGTCCTGGAAATGATGCGCGTTAACCACCACGGGGCCGTGGCCGCGTGTCCGATCGAGCGCATGGAAGATCGCTGCCTTGTCGCCTATGGGAACGAGCGGCTTGGGGAGCTCATCGGTCAACGGCTTGAGGCGCGTTCCTAGACCTGCCGCAAGGACCAGCGTGGGCACCGAGAGACCGTAGAGCAACACGCTGGCCGAGGGAACGTGCTCGCGCGGGCCGTTGCGCCGGAAACTTGCTCCCAAGCCGGCGCGTTGTGTATCGCGAAGGGCATGCACCGCGCCGCGTGGCTACCGCTCTTCTTCGGCATCGTCCTCGGTGCCTGCGGCACCGACGCGCGCGGCATCGACAGCTGCCGACGCATCGAAGAGTCGCGGTGCCGCCGGGCCACAGCCTGCGGCGTCGATCTGGGCTTCTATCGCTTCGTCGGCGCGGGTGAGACGGCGGCCGTCGAAGGTTGCATTCGCTACTACCGCGAGGCCTGCCTCCATGGGCTCGTCGCGGAAGATCCGGGGCCCACGCAGGTGCAGGCCTGCGTTGACGCCATCAACGTGGGCACGTGCGACGTCGTGAAGGCGCCGGAGACGACGGCAGCGTGCGGCTGGCTCGTGCCACCGGCTCCTGCTCCCGCCCCCACGGCGGATGCTACCGTCGCGGCGACCGACGCCGGGACCGACAGCCCGTAGCGTCGGCGCAAGTCGCTGCAAAGCAGCTCAGCGATTCCTCTTGGGCTGCAGGCTGCACCGGAAACGTAACGACGGCCCTGGTTTCGCCGGCCGCGTTCTTTGGCCCACCGGGCGGATACGCCGGCGCGGCGGCGCGCATGCGGTTTGCCACACACTGCGCCACGGTCCCGTCACCTGCGTTGTCGTCGGCCGCCTGCGCCCTGGGCACCCCCGACTCGACGACATACAGCGAGACGCGCACGAGCTCTTCGCCGCAGCTGGGTCGGCGCGGGCCGAGCGTTGCCGCCGTCGCCGAGCACGTCGACGATGCGGTACCCCGCAACCTCCATGCGGATGTCGCGTGTAGTCGTGGTCCCCGGCGGCCGCTGGGCCATGGCCCACACGATAACAAACGAACGACGGCGCCGCGCCAATCGCTGTCCGGGGCGCGTTAGGTCGCCGCCGCGGACGTGCGCCGATCAGAGGCCTGCGACGATCTTGTAGCTCTCGCCGTCGGGCACGAGCTCGAGGCGGTTGTCCGCGACGGCGTGTTTCCACTCCTCGGCCTTCACACCGGGAATGCGCCAACTCGCAGAGAACGTGTAGTCGATGTACACGCGGCTCGAGGGCGTGACGGTGACTCGCCGGTAACGGATCTCGTAACGGATGCCTTCGGTTTTGGCGAAGTTCCCTGTGAGGAACTGCTTCAGACCTTCGTAGTCGATGTCGTCGTCGTCCTTCGTGTTCCCGCCGTCTTCGAAGTAGCGCGGGCTCACGAGGCCGAGGATCTTGCCGACGTTCTTCTCCTCAACAGCGTGGCGGTACTCCTCGCAGAACTTCACGATGCGTCGGTTGTCGCTCGTGTCCTCGACGTCGGTGTTCGGGATGAACGTCTTCGAACAGCCCGAAAGGACGCTGAGGCCCAGGGCCAGCGCGAGAACGGAAGGTAGGTAGGAGCGCATCGCCAAGGGGCCCTTGCGAGAATCGTTCCCGGCCGATTGGAGTGAGATGGGCCGGCTCAACGGCAGCGACGGTAGCCTTCTGCGGCGACAATCGTCAATCGCTCTCGCTCCTTCGGGCCCTCGAAGCGCCTCGTGTGACGATTTGGCAAGAAGCGTCCCGGCGCCGGCCCGCGATGCGCAAACTGTCAGTCGAACGCTGCGAGGTCAGCCCGCGCA contains the following coding sequences:
- a CDS encoding RNA polymerase sigma factor, translating into MPREALASLHEAAYGWALACAGRRSSDATDILQNTYERILSGRARFEGRSTLKTWLFGIIRLVAREHARRRVVQWLFPERAAQSAVPPSAASPESAAAAAEQRRRIVAALAELSPRQREVVHLVFYEDLTLEEAALVMGVSVGSARVHYDRGKREMAILLERRGFER
- a CDS encoding ABC transporter permease yields the protein MIPVSYNLRNLAVRKSTTAAAALGLALVVFVLSASMMLNRGIQKTLGRSASPDVAIVLRKGSDAELSSGIEDASASIVTASKEIKKTAEGLPLFVNEVVAVILLEKLGTDGGLSNAQVRGVPDGVLRFRPTVKIVDGRAAQPGSDEVIIGKAIRGRFRGLDIGQTFELKKNRPVKVVGVFSDEGSSHESEVWCDLHLVRTAFGREGSVSSLRVRLESASAFDTFKASIESNRQLGLVVTRETDFLEKQSEGTRNFITALAVMITLFISIGAMIGATITMHASVAHRQREIGTLRALGFSRGTILASFLLESTFLALLGGIAGATASLGMAFVRPSLMNFSSWSEIVFSFEPTPKILGTAIFVGGLMGIIGGFMPAIRAARVSPIEAMRN
- a CDS encoding periplasmic heavy metal sensor; translated protein: MTRFASRLPAAAGRPGAVLRHLRLVGLAALLFGCARAGAPPLPGDSVSQDGAVAVAPPRAPSIAPATEKAASRDARDVPPRGAIESRLFPAEVVMEHQVALGLDDKQRALIMGEVERAQSQMNKVRWDLERQREALAKLLDAEPVDETAALAVAKRLTDHEASIKAANLAMLLRVKNALTAPQKAKLATLR
- the argS gene encoding arginine--tRNA ligase, translated to MSASVVERVRASLGVALHGLAAKGALGDDAASKLAAPQGASPFSVERPKRPEHGDFATNIAMVFAKRLGMAPRALAELLQRELASQGGVIASAEIAGPGFINLRLAPSAFHEALASILAAGVGYGRMPSGVGERVNLEFVSANPTGPINVASGRNAIFGDAVGRLLEASGARVTREYYINDFGNQVRLFADSVAAAARGEPTPENGYQGEYVGELGLFLKAHYPETLADPEALCRTCITWMLRGIDGSKSMPGIRRTLALHRRELRRLVQRGVAPSLGRRSRRALAAGARRLPAQEGRGGLFHGEGSPKAGPVQGRRGVGHDSRRRQGSRCAEVGRGLHLFRERHRVPRRQDWPRLRPAHHGPRRRSPRLRGPRQKRAHGARFAERSLRGLALPARLHLPRWCRRQILQARRHLRDHRGGRRRDRRGGGTPWCRQRCASVLLLASHGQLERGFRHRPRQKEEPR
- a CDS encoding NTP transferase domain-containing protein codes for the protein MPTLVLAAGLGTRLKPLTDELPKPLVPIGDKAAIFHALDRTRGHGPVVVNAHHFQDALTAALAVEPLVQISREAELLGTAGGLAHASSLLGEGDVLVWNADMMTALDADALWAAHAGGHASATLAIRPRERGAGNVGVDDLGRIVRLRGERLGGEERRGGEFLGIHVFGRGLRARLPARGCLVGDVYIPLGRAGAVLNAHETTIPFEDVGSLASYLKANLSWLNTRGLTCMVHTQVPAAVDVGEGVILPAGVTVSGAGRLERIVAWPGASVVAPLCDAVVTPRQVVRVREPVAPPGAR
- a CDS encoding chorismate-binding protein, which encodes MSDALLRADLEGSEKEGAELTMAVDLHRNDLGKIACLGSVRVLGAPTIVSGRTVMSRIAEVRARVASDKGLAEILEALVPFGSVTGAPKIRAMEIIRALESARRGLYTGVIGTVRRDGGATLAMAIRTAVIDRAEGLGEYFAGGGIVIGSEPAAEALETRWKAEQLLRVSG
- a CDS encoding DUF4349 domain-containing protein, coding for MNSVSRAWAHARSARLVVSLMACVALAFAATGCSRAEAPASRPAAAAAATAEPSPAQDRPKLTGPAFTTPAFITPAFITTVRLTLAVASVPDATSKLREASARFGGHVAQLSASGDGSGARQDQSASLDLRIPSERVHAFVSEVSRLGDVTSEDERVDDVSEERADRHARLANARAEEKRLLELLDKRTGTLADVLAAEKELARVRETVERYEAQAAALEGKIALATVHVSLVTSSSAKATGAGARVAQAARDGVRHASTVTIGLVALFAEAGPTLFVLLLLVGTFALVVRAAFRITRRKLVR
- a CDS encoding SPOR domain-containing protein, producing MEQGAVRNLEQIQESDGGGRAGKFFALALVGLGGAAIVFAAVALSGRKTHAAVVSDPLGELVALKGKAAPARTEITPEDVTFPGILSDKDSPTTALAAIRSPSSAKRGDALDPKGSAPGTTNTTSAVLNVPPPTDRLPVVPLPAKAVLDPSPVVTKPRDTLTKAAAESAATASSQGPSAAAGREGGYQLQISSFRSQTEANLFAEQLRARGHKAHVSEATVQGRGTWHRVRVGPFPSQQAATSYRATFESKEHVVPFVVTPTGK